A region of the Nocardia asteroides genome:
CCAAACCCGATACCACCCAATGGTGCACGAGACCATTCGCGTCCTCGCCCGCGACGATGCACGAAGCAACGAAAGCGTGCGCGGGTTCGCCGCGTGGTGTGGCATCGACCGCACCTGATCAGCTCGCCTGCACTCGCATCCCGCTTGGCCTTCAAGGAGGATGGGTCGGCTTTACCCGGCACTGCCGTTCGACCGTCGCGAAGTCACGACAACAGGCGCTGTGACGCACTAAGCGGGCAGAGCGATCACCCGATAGACCGCGACCACCATAGCCGCTCCGAGGATTTCGCCGCGCTCGATCATTCGCACCGCCTCGTCGAGCGAGAACCAGCGCATGCCCTCCGCCTCGTGGACATCCGGCCGATTGTCTGTCAAGTCCGCGCCACGAGCGAGGTATATCTCCTGCGGATGATCCAGCGGGCCAATAGCTGGTTGATACGTGACCAGATGCTCCATTCTTCTCGGCCGCCAACCGGTCTCCTCCTCGACCTCTCGTGCGGCCGCGATCACGACATCTTCCGCTCTATCGACATAACCGCCGGGAAGCTCCCACACCCAGCGGTCGATGACGAATCGATGTCGGTACTTCAACAGCGCTTCACTTTTCTCGTTGAGTACCAATGTCATTGCGCATCGAGGCATCCGCGCGACGTACTGCGTGAATCTGACGCCGTCAGGTAGCTCCACATCCACAGTCGACAGCCGGATATGGCGATTCTCGCCCACGAGACGCTCACCGTGGATCGTCTACCGAGTGCGGTTCACCTGCTCGACGGTATCGCAGGCTGAAGCGCCAGACTCCGATCGTGGTCGCCAGCTATCTGCGATCGACAAACGGGGGTGAGGCCGAAGATGTCCGCCCCCCTTCATTGCGCGCTCGACCGGATACGACACCGTCTCGGCGACGGCGAGGGGCAGGTGGAGATGAGCGCCCGCCCCTCGGGTCCTGCCGGTTCAA
Encoded here:
- a CDS encoding NUDIX hydrolase; protein product: MGENRHIRLSTVDVELPDGVRFTQYVARMPRCAMTLVLNEKSEALLKYRHRFVIDRWVWELPGGYVDRAEDVVIAAAREVEEETGWRPRRMEHLVTYQPAIGPLDHPQEIYLARGADLTDNRPDVHEAEGMRWFSLDEAVRMIERGEILGAAMVVAVYRVIALPA